The following DNA comes from Cetobacterium sp. NK01.
TTTCATAGCTAAAAGAAAATTGTTACCCTCTTTTGTAGAAATATCAAGAAGTTTCTTATAGTTTACAAAGCTATAAGAGGAAGGAAAAAAAACATTTTTATTGTTGAAAATATCTTTTTCAGAACTAATGCTAATAATAAAACACCAGAGTATAGGACCCAATGTCAAACAAAGAAATATGGTCACACTTATCCAATAAATAATATTTTCTTTTTTATTTTTCATATGACTTCCACCTCTTGCTAAGATAAGTTATGTAAATAAAGCCTAAAAATCCACAAAGCATTGTTATAGTATATGAAATAGCACTTCCATAACCAATATTGAAAAATAAAAAAGTTTGATTATAGTTATATATCATAAAAGGTTCACCCAATTTACGAAATCCTATAAGAGCAACAACTTCATCAAAAACATTTATTCCTATCAATATAAGATTAGTTATAATTATAAGGAATGTAGGAAAAAGCATTGGTAGCATTATATTTTTTATTTTTTGAAAAGTTGAAGCTCCGTCAATCTCAGCAGCTTCAAATATTTCTTCTGGAATAGCTTTAATATTGGCAAGGAGTAGAATACAACAAAATGGAACTGCCCTCCAAGTTATAATAATGCCAAGTATTATAAGTGAACTGTAGCGAGAGTTTAACCAAAGTACAGGGTTATCAACAAAATTAAAGTAATAAAGAAATTTATTAATAAGTCCAAAATCAGGATAGAACATAAATTTCCATATAAGTCCATTAACAACAGGCGGAAGAGCCCAAGGAATTATAGCTATTGCAGTTAATAAGTTAGTTAGTTTATTTTGCTTATCAAGTATTAGAGCTATAAGAAAACTAAAAATAACTCCTAAAATTAATATAACGATAATGATAATTGAGCTATTGATAATAGCTAAATAAAACTCAGAATCTTTAAAAATATTTATATAATTTTGAAGCCCTATAAACTTTCGATCATAGGGCTTTGTAAGCTTATAATATTCTAAGCTATAAAATAAAGTTAAAACAATAGGATACAAAACTGTAGAAATCATAATAAAAAAAGATGGCAAAATTAAATAATAAGGGAATATTTTATTTTGTTTAATTTTTATTTTCATTATTTCTTTAAAAGGTCCTTAATTTTAGAATCAATTTCTTCTACAGCAACTTCAGGAGTGATATTTCCACTAGCCATTTTATTAACAGCATTATAAATTATATTGCTCATCTCAGCATAGTAAGATGGAACTCCATTTGGAAAAGGAGATTTTACTAATAGAGCAACTTCTTTCATAGCGCCTGGATTCTTTATTTCTCCAGCATCAATAACCTCATTTAAAACAGAAGTTCTAGTAGGAATAGCACTAATTTCTTTAAAGAAAGCTCTTTGAGTTTTCTTTGAAGTGTACCATTCTACAAATTTTTTAGCAGCTTCTTTATTTTCAGAAAGAGATGATACTCCAACTGCTTCAGTAAGAGCCATAGTTTGAGTAGCTTTTCCATCTTCTCCTGGAGGAAGAATAACCTCAATTTCTCCAATAACTTTAGATTGATTAGGATCAGTAGCTCTTGCAATAAACGAAGTTGGCCCAACCATAAATGCAGCATCTTTAGAAAGTAGTTCTCTATAAGTATCAATGGCACTCATTGTAAGATTAGCAGGATTAATAAGTTCTTTTTTAACCATATTATCTATAAAGTTCAATGTTTTAAGGGCATTTTCTTTATTAATAGTATTATCATTATTAAAAACTTTTCCATCTCTTAAGTAAGTTAACCAAATAAAAGATGTAGTTGTTCCTTCGTTAGCATTTAAAGGGAATGTATATGGATATTTAAGAATATTTTTTTCCTTTAAAATTTCCATGTTTTTAGCAACATCATTCCAAGTTTGGGGTTCTTTTAAATTAGAATTCTCATATAGTTCTTTATTATAATAAGCTATACGAAAATCATTTGCATAAGGAACAGCAAGTGTTTTCCCATTGACAATAAATGTAGATAAACTAGGTATATCATTTATATCTTCTTGAGTTAAATTTAAAGGCTCTAACCAATTAGCACTATTAAATTCTCCAACCCAAGACCAATCAACTTCAAAAACGTCTGCAGCAGCTTTTTTTCCATTAGCAGCAATAGCGATTTTATTTCTAATATCATCCCATGATACAGTTTCTATATTAACTTTAATTCCAGATTCATTTTGAAAGTCATCTAACATAGATTGAGGTGGAACTCCCCAATCTGGAATCATGAAAGTGATTTCTGTAGATTTAGGATTTTGTATATTCTTTTCAGAAGACTCTTTAGAACATCCTGTAAAAAATGAAATACTAGTCAAAGTGATAAGCGTTGTAGTTAAAATTTTCTTTTTCATAAGTTTAATCTCCTAATAGTTTAGTATTTTAGTTAAAATTTAAAAATTAAAGCATCTCAACAAAAGCTTCTAATCTTGTTCGTATTTGACCTTTATCTGATGTAGAGTAATCAGTTTCAATTGATATAAAAGGTATTTCAAGGTTATTTACATGTCTTTTTATATTTCTAGTTTCAATAGCATAAGTATGACAAGATTGTAAAATTATTTCTACAACACCATCAACTTTATATTCTTTAATAAGATTTGAAAGCATATCTTCTCTTCCTTTGTTAGGACTCATAACTGAACAAGGAATAGAAAGATATTTATCAGCAATAGCTTTCATAGGATCTTCATTTTCATCAACTAATTTTTCAGTGTTTTTTGTTCCACCACAATTTTCATATACAACTACAACAGCACCAACCTCTTCTAGTTGTTTTATAATTTTATCTGCAACCCCTCCAAGAGGACAACCAGTTATTAAAATTCTAGGAGCAGTTTTAGAAATTTTACATTCGTTGTTAGTATGTAATTCTCTAAGATTTTTTGTAATTTCATTAAGCTTTGCAATTTGTTCTTCTTTATCAAAAATATATAAAACGCCATTTAAAATTGTAAACATATCATATCCTGAAATAGGAGGAGGAATAAGTTTTCCTAATGAATAAAAATTTGAGAGACTTATTCTTTCTCTATTACATAAATTTATACTTTCACGTAGTTTTTCCTCTGTTATAGAAGTAGAAAATTTTGATTCAAGTTTTTCTTTAAATTTTATAACTTCATGCTTCCACATATTTTTAGCATATTCAGAATCTTGTGAGTGAGGTAATTGCATTACATATGTATCTTTTATTTCACCAAGCAATTCATACATTTTCTTTTTTCCATCACAAGTAGTCTCTCCTACAACTAAATCTGAAAAATACATATAGGGACATTTATCTGATATAGCATATCCATAGCTAGATTTGATTAATGGGCAAAGATTTTTAGGTAAATGAACTTCAGCAGCAGGAATTGTATCATTACTTACACCACAAAGCGTGACTGGAATAGCACCAGCAGCATAAACAATTTCTTTAGGTGTATATGTACAAAATGTACCGACTATATTAGCGCCTTGATCTTTTAATTCTTTTACTCTTAAGAAACCATTTCGTCTAGCTTCAGAAAATTCTTCAAAAATTTCATCCAAGTTTATTTTCATTTTTTTCTCCTTACAAATATTCTCTATAAAATTTTTACATACTAGATAATTATATACTAAAAATATGCTTAGCGCTAATTAAATTTAATACATTTAAGATTTATTTTCTAAAATAATATCTAAAAATATGATAAAATATTTTTGATAAAATTTATATAAATATGGAGTTGAAAAAATGTGTATAAGAATAGGAATTGATATTGGATCAACAGCTACAAAAATAGCAATATTTAAAGGAGATATATTAGAAAAGGTATTTTCAGTTCCAAGTGGTTGGAGTAGTGTAGAAACTTCTGAAAAAATAAAAAGTGATCTTGAAAATGAAGGATATAATTTTGAAGAATGTAAAGTAACAGCTACAGGTTATGGAAGAATTTCAGTTCCTTATGCTAATAAAACAGTTACAGAAATAACATGTCATAGTAAAGGAGCTCAGTATATTACACAGAAGAAAAATTTTACAGTTATAGATATAGGTGGACAAGATACTAAAATTATAGAGGTTTTCTCAGGAAATGTTGAAAACTTTATTATGAATGATAAATGTTCTGCAGGAACGGGAAGATTTATTGAAGTAATGGCTAACATTTTAGGGGTAAAATTAAATGAGCTTTATGAATTAGCTAGTCAAGGTAAAAAAGTGGAGATTTCTTCTATGTGTACTGTTTTTGCTGAAAGTGAAGTTATTAGTTTAATGGGAAGAGGAACTGCTAAAGAAGACATAGCTTGTGGAATTGTTGATTCAGTGGTTAATAAAGTTGCTGGTCTTGCTAGTAGAAGTAAATTAGCAGAAGAATATTTTCTTTCAGGAGGATTATGTTCAAGCTCATATTTTATAGAAGAACTTTCTAAAAAATTGGGAACAAAAATATCAACAGATGATTTGGGACGTTTTGCAGGAGCTATTGGTGCTGCACTAATGCAAAAAATATAAAACTATACTTTTTTACAAATATAAGATATAATAATATAAGGATTATTTTTTGTCAAAGTGTATATTTTAAAAATATAAAGTCTTTAAATGATTTATCATACAGCCTTGTAATTTGAACAAGGCTGTTTTATTTTTATTTGGTTATTTTATAAAATTTAAATCGGAGGTTTTATGAATTACGTAAAGAAACAAGAGTTAAAAAGGCAGTATAAGGTTGAAATATTTAAAGGGATACAAGTTATAAACAATGAAAACTATGACTTTATAGATTCAAGACAATTTTTTCCTACTCCAGAAGACGCAAGTAAATATATTGAAAAATTGAAATTAAAGCTAGAGAGTAACTGGGTTATTAGATATTTTAAAAGAAGCGAAGAAGATTGGGAGTTATTAGAGGTAATTAACTAAGGTTAAATTTATCTTGAAATTATTTTTATATAGTGATATTCTTAAAATAAATTTAAAAAGGATGTAGCTATGATTAAAAAAAAATCTGATTTAAAAACTAAAGAAATAGAAGCTTTAAAAGGTGGTAAAGGAAAGTTAAGAATGGTTGAAATACTTACTGAACAAGAACTAAAAGATGAAGGTAAACTTTTTAGTAGAGTGATTTTAGAGAAGGGATCATCAATAGGACTTCATAAGCATATAGATGATTTTGAAGTTTACTATATCTTAAAAGGAATTGGAAAAGTTTTAGAAAAGAATGGAACCTATTTAGTAAATGAAGGCGATGTAGTTTATACATCTCATAACGAAGAGCATTCTATTGAAAACCTAGGGGATGGCGAATTAGAGATGCTAGCAGTAGTAATCAATCATAAAAATTAGTAATTAAAAGATGAGATTAATTTAATTTCATCTTTTTTTTATTGAAAAACAAGGAAAATTTATAGATTTTTTCTATATAGTTCTAAATAAAGATTTTTAGGAGGAGCTTTTATGAAAGAAAAGAAAAAAGAAATTTATAATCGTGATTTAAGTTGGTTAGAATTCAATAATAAAGTTGTTTATGAAGCAAAATTAGGAAGGAATCCACTTTTAGAAAGAGCGATGTTTTTAGCAATAGCTTCAACTAATTTAGATCAATTTTTTATGGTTAGAATACCTAAAAAAAGAGAAAAGAAAGAAAGAGAAAAAATTTATAATAGCATAAAAAAAATGGTAGATAATATTTATACTGAATACAGTTTATATTTAAAAGATTTAAAAAAAGAATTAGATGTTGATATAAAAGAATATATAAATTTAAGTAAAAAAGAGAAAGAAATTGGAGATGATTATTTTAAAAGATTAATTCAACCAGTTCTTGAGATAATTGAAATTGACCCATTTCATCCGATACCAAGAATAGCATCTGGAAATTTAGTTTTATTAGGAATGATAGAAAGTAAAAGAACAAAAGATAAAAAAGTTATTATGATTGAATTAAGAGGAGAATTCGAAAGACTTATTAAAATTTCAGATGAAAAAAATCATTTTATTTTAATAGAAGAATTAATTAAAGGAAATTTAGAATCTCAGTTAATAGATTTTGAAATAAAGGAAGTTGGAATTTTTAGATTAACAAGGGATGAAGGAATTGAAATTTTAGAAGATTCAAAAGTAAATGAAGATATTATAAAAGAAGTTGAAGATCAGTTAGAAGAAAGAGAATGGGGAGAAGTAATTCGTGTTGAATATGATAAGAAATTATCTAAAGATATGAAATGTTTTATAACAAAAAATTTTAGTATTTTAACAACAGAAATCTATGAAATATCAGGACCTATAAATTTAGATTTTTTATGGGCTATCGAACAACTAAATGGATATGAAAAATATAAGTATGAACCATTAAATGAAAAATTTTTAAAAAAGATGAAGGGAGAAAATATATTTGAAACTTTAAAGAAGAAAGATAAATTGTTGCTTCATCCATATGAATCATTTGAAGCGGTTACAGAATTAATTGATACTGCAGCAGATGATCCAGATGTACTCGCAATAAAGCAAACTTTATATAGAGTAAAACATCATGATTCGCCGATAATCGATGCATTAGAAAAAGCTTGTAAAAAAGGAAAACAAGTTACGGTATTAGTTGAAGCAAAAGCTAGATTTGATGAAGGAGATAATATCGAGTGGGCTAAAAAATTAGAACATGTTGGATGCCATGTTATTTATGGAATAAAAGATTTAAAAGTTCATGGGAAAACTCTTCTTATTCTAAGAAAAGAGGAAAATAAAATAAAAAGGTATGTTCAATTAGGAACAGGAAATTATTATAAAGCTCCTTATGTTGATATATCTTTATTTACTGCTGATGAGGGAATCGGAGAGGATATTTCTAATTTATTTTCTAATTTAATAAGCCCTCAAGAAACTAATAAATGGAAAGAAATAGGAGTAGGTCCACAAGATCTAGAGGATAAATTTAAACAATTAGTGGATCGAGAGATAAGCAATGCTTTAAAAGGAAAAAAAGCTAAAATTATAGCAAAAATGAATGGTCTAACAGATACAAGTATGATAGAAAAATTATATGATGCTTCTAATGCTGGTGTAAAAATAATATTAATTGTAAGGGGAGCTTGCTGTTTGTTACCTGGAGTAAAGAATATGAGTGAAAATATAGAGGTTTATAGTATAGTTGGAAGATTCTTAGAACATAATAGAATTTATATTTTTGAAAATAATGGCATGAAAGAGTATTTTTTATCAAGTGCAGACTGGATGACACGGAATTTAGAGAGAAGAGTGGAGCTTATGTTTCCTGTCAAAAATAGTAAAAATAAAATTCAGTTAGATTCTTATTTTGAAAATATATTAAAAGATAATGTTAAAAGATGGAAAGAAAATGAAGATGGAACGTATTCTTTAGTAAAAACTTCCAAAGATGAAAAAGAGTTCTCATATCAAGATTATTATTTAAATAATAAATTCTGAAAAAGGAGGACTAAATATGAAGTATAAAAAAGCTATAATTTCATCCTTTATTGCAGGAAGTGCAGGCTTTGTTTTAGGTTACGATATGGGAGTATCAGGTGGAACTATAAATAATGTAGCTACACACTTTAATCTTAATTCAGCTTGGGAAGGATTTGCATTATCTGTTTTTATAGTAGGGGCAGTTTTTGGGAGTCTTTTTACTAAGAGAATAAATGATGATATGGGAAGAAAAAAAGCGTTAATTATAGGTACTATACTAATGTTAATTGGAGCAATTGGAGTATATATATTTGGTGATAAATTTAAACTATTTCTATTATATAGAGGGATAGCTGGAGCGGGAATGGGATTATTATTTTCTTCAGAACCATCATATGTAACAGAAATTGCACCTCCTAGTATAAGAGGAGGATTAGGATCGATACTACAATTTACAACGGGATTAGGAATAATTGTTGGTTATTTTATGACATTTATTATGTTAAATCATCAAAGTTTATCTCAAGATAACATTTGGATGTGGAAAACAATATATGGAACTGAGGTTATTGTAGTTATAATTTATTTAATTTTTTTATTTTTTATAGTAAATAGTCCAATTTGGTTTTTAATGAAAAATAGAGATGATGAAGCGAAAAAGCTTATGGAAGAAATATGGCCTGATATAGATAGTGATAAATTTATAGAGACACATAGTAAATATAATAGGAATGATGATGAAACAAAGAATATAGAACATCAAATGGAAAAAAGTGGAAAATTAAAAAAATTGATATTTATATCATTTTTTATGGCTGCTTTAACGGAACTTTGTGGTATTAATCCATTGATTTATTATTCATCAGATATTTTTAGAAAAATAATGCCCGAAGGTCCTGATACAGCTTTTTATCAAAGCATAATAAATGGGATATTTTTTACAATAGGCTCTTTAATTTCTATGCTTACAGTAGATAAATTTGGAAGGAAGACTTTGTTATTTATAGGTACATTTATTATGTCAGCTTCTTTATTTATAATAGGAATCCATATCTATATGGATGCTTATTCTATGCTTCTTGTTTATTTAGTTTATCTATTTATATTTTCTTATAACTTTTCAGCAGGAGCTATAAGATTTTTATATATAGGTGAATTATCTCCAACTCCATTAAGAGCATATAGCCTTGGTTTTGCGGGGATTATAAACTGGATGAGTGATTTTTTAGTATCATGGACGCTTCCTATAATAGCGAATAGTATTTTTTTAAACAGGATTTTTAAAGGATCTTCAATATTTTTTATTTATTCAGTTTTTGGATTTATTTTTTTTATTTTAGTTTTTACAATTCCTGAAACTAAAGGAAAATCACTGCATGAAATTTCAGAATACTGGAGTTTAAAAGATGGATAGGAGGAAAAAGTTATGGATAAAATCTCAAATGATGATTTATTGAAAAAATTAGAAACTGATGGAAAAAATGGATTATCAACTGTAGAAGCTCAAAAAAGATTGTCAAGAGATGGAAAAAATGCATTAGAAGAAAAAAAAGAAACTCTTTTAGAGAAATTGATGCCATATTTTTGGGGGCCAATTCCTTGGATGATTGAAGCTGCAATTGTACTATCATTAATAACAATGGATATAAAAGATTTTATAATTATATTGTTATTACTTTTACTAAATGCTTTTATTGGATGGAGACAAGATAAAAGTGCTCAAGATGCACTAGCAGCATTAAAAAATGATTTAGCATTAAAAGCTAATGTTTTAAGAGATTCTAAATGGCAAGAAATTCCAGCGTCAGATTTAGTTATGGGAGATATTGTTGCAGTAACTTTAGGAAATGTTGTTCCTGCTGATGCTCAAATTTTAAGTGGAGACTACTTAACAGTAGATCAATCAGCTTTGACTGGAGAAAGTTTACCTGTAACTAAAAATATACAAGATGTTATATATTCAGGTTCTATAGCTAAAGAAGGAAGTGTAATAGTCGTTGTAACTGCAACAGGAGTAAATACTTATTTTGGTAAAACAGCAAAATTAGTAGCCGAAGCTGGTGCTAAAAGTCAATTAACAGGTGAAATAACATCTGTAGGTAATTTTTTAATAATTGGTGCAATAATTTTATCTATAATTCTTGTAACATTCCAATTAATATTAATAAGACCTTTAGATCAAACTACTATTTTACGAATAGTAAAAACAGTATTAGTTCTAATGGTTGCAACAATTCCAGTAGCTATGCCTGCTGTAATATCAGTAACAATAGCATTAGGAGCTTTACAATTGTCTAAAATGAAAGCGATAGTATCTAAGTTAAACTCTATAGAAGCTTTAGCTAGTGTAGATGTTCTTTGTAGTGATAAAACTGGAACATTGACACAAAATAAATTAAGTGTTGCAGGAGTTTTTCCTGTGGGAAATAATACTACAGATTTGATGACTATATATGGAGTTTTAGCATCAGACCCAAAAGGAGAAGATGTTATTGATTTAGCTATTGAAAATACTTTAAAATCAAAAGATCAATTAAGTCAATACAAAGTTGATACTTTTATACCTTTTAACCCTGTTATAAAAAGAGTAGAAGCTATTGTAGAAAAAGACGGGAAAAAATTTCATATAGTAAAAGGAGCTCCTCAAGTTATTGTTGAAATGTGTAAATTAGTTGGTGATACTTTAAAAGTAATTCAAGATAAAATAGATGAATTAGCTTCTCATGGATTTAAATCTTTAGGAGTTGCAATAGGTGATGGAGAGACATGGAGTTATGTAGGAACATTCTCTTTAGCAGATCCATTAAGAACAGATAGTAAATCAACTGTTCAAGCTTTAAAAGCAGAAGGAATAAATGTTAAAATGATAACAGGAGATAGTCAAAATATAGCTAAGGAAGTAGCTAATCAGCTTGGAATAGGAGATAATATTTTACTAGCAACAGATGTCTTTGGAACAGATGATAAAAACATACAAATAAACTCAAATATGCAAAAACAGGTAGAGTCAGCTAGCGGATTTGCAGAAGTTTTTCCTCAACATAAATACGAAATAGTTAAAGTACTTCAATCAAAAGGGCATGTTTGTGCTATGACAGGAGATGGAGTTAATGATTCTCCAGCTTTAAAACAAGCTGATTGTGGAATTGCAGTTTCAGGTGCTACTGATGCAGCAAGAGCTGCTGCTGCATTAATTTTAACCAATCCTGGACTTAGTGTAATTGAAAATGCTGTAAATGAAGCTAAAAAGATTTTTTCAAGAATGATGAGTTATATATATTATAGGATAGCAATGACTATTAATATTATGATATTTTCTGTAGCTGTAACACTAATAGGAAAGTATTTAATTCATAGAGTTATACCAGAGGAAGGAAATTCATTTTTTCCATTAACAGCAATAATGCTTGTATCCTTGGCATTACTAGATGATATTCCTATAATGACAATTGCTTATGACAATGCTGAGATAAGTTCAGGACCTTCTGTTTGGAATAAAAAGAAAGTATTTTCTGTAAGTTTTGTTTTAGGAATTATATCTGTTATTCAAAGTATTGCTCTTGTTATATGGGCAGATCGAGATTGGAGTCAAATAACAAGCTTTAGCCAACTGCAAACTCTAGTTTTCTTACAATTAGTTGTTGGTGGACATTTATTATTATTTATAACGAGACGTTCTGGATGGTTTTTTACAAAGCCGTTTCCTCAATGGAAATTATTTTTAGCTATAGTTTTAACACAAATTTTTGTTGTATTTATGACTTATTTTGGATGGTTAGTAGAATCTATAACGATAAAAGATATTTTATATGTTTGGGGTTATAATATTGTATGGATGTTTCCGCTGTCATTTATATCAACTATTTTAAAAAGAATGAAATAAAAATAAAAAGCTGAAATAAATT
Coding sequences within:
- a CDS encoding carbohydrate ABC transporter permease, which produces MKIKIKQNKIFPYYLILPSFFIMISTVLYPIVLTLFYSLEYYKLTKPYDRKFIGLQNYINIFKDSEFYLAIINSSIIIIVILILGVIFSFLIALILDKQNKLTNLLTAIAIIPWALPPVVNGLIWKFMFYPDFGLINKFLYYFNFVDNPVLWLNSRYSSLIILGIIITWRAVPFCCILLLANIKAIPEEIFEAAEIDGASTFQKIKNIMLPMLFPTFLIIITNLILIGINVFDEVVALIGFRKLGEPFMIYNYNQTFLFFNIGYGSAISYTITMLCGFLGFIYITYLSKRWKSYEK
- a CDS encoding ABC transporter substrate-binding protein, which encodes MKKKILTTTLITLTSISFFTGCSKESSEKNIQNPKSTEITFMIPDWGVPPQSMLDDFQNESGIKVNIETVSWDDIRNKIAIAANGKKAAADVFEVDWSWVGEFNSANWLEPLNLTQEDINDIPSLSTFIVNGKTLAVPYANDFRIAYYNKELYENSNLKEPQTWNDVAKNMEILKEKNILKYPYTFPLNANEGTTTSFIWLTYLRDGKVFNNDNTINKENALKTLNFIDNMVKKELINPANLTMSAIDTYRELLSKDAAFMVGPTSFIARATDPNQSKVIGEIEVILPPGEDGKATQTMALTEAVGVSSLSENKEAAKKFVEWYTSKKTQRAFFKEISAIPTRTSVLNEVIDAGEIKNPGAMKEVALLVKSPFPNGVPSYYAEMSNIIYNAVNKMASGNITPEVAVEEIDSKIKDLLKK
- a CDS encoding double-cubane-cluster-containing anaerobic reductase: MKINLDEIFEEFSEARRNGFLRVKELKDQGANIVGTFCTYTPKEIVYAAGAIPVTLCGVSNDTIPAAEVHLPKNLCPLIKSSYGYAISDKCPYMYFSDLVVGETTCDGKKKMYELLGEIKDTYVMQLPHSQDSEYAKNMWKHEVIKFKEKLESKFSTSITEEKLRESINLCNRERISLSNFYSLGKLIPPPISGYDMFTILNGVLYIFDKEEQIAKLNEITKNLRELHTNNECKISKTAPRILITGCPLGGVADKIIKQLEEVGAVVVVYENCGGTKNTEKLVDENEDPMKAIADKYLSIPCSVMSPNKGREDMLSNLIKEYKVDGVVEIILQSCHTYAIETRNIKRHVNNLEIPFISIETDYSTSDKGQIRTRLEAFVEML
- a CDS encoding acyl-CoA dehydratase activase, which translates into the protein MCIRIGIDIGSTATKIAIFKGDILEKVFSVPSGWSSVETSEKIKSDLENEGYNFEECKVTATGYGRISVPYANKTVTEITCHSKGAQYITQKKNFTVIDIGGQDTKIIEVFSGNVENFIMNDKCSAGTGRFIEVMANILGVKLNELYELASQGKKVEISSMCTVFAESEVISLMGRGTAKEDIACGIVDSVVNKVAGLASRSKLAEEYFLSGGLCSSSYFIEELSKKLGTKISTDDLGRFAGAIGAALMQKI
- a CDS encoding cupin domain-containing protein; translation: MIKKKSDLKTKEIEALKGGKGKLRMVEILTEQELKDEGKLFSRVILEKGSSIGLHKHIDDFEVYYILKGIGKVLEKNGTYLVNEGDVVYTSHNEEHSIENLGDGELEMLAVVINHKN
- the ppk1 gene encoding polyphosphate kinase 1 — its product is MKEKKKEIYNRDLSWLEFNNKVVYEAKLGRNPLLERAMFLAIASTNLDQFFMVRIPKKREKKEREKIYNSIKKMVDNIYTEYSLYLKDLKKELDVDIKEYINLSKKEKEIGDDYFKRLIQPVLEIIEIDPFHPIPRIASGNLVLLGMIESKRTKDKKVIMIELRGEFERLIKISDEKNHFILIEELIKGNLESQLIDFEIKEVGIFRLTRDEGIEILEDSKVNEDIIKEVEDQLEEREWGEVIRVEYDKKLSKDMKCFITKNFSILTTEIYEISGPINLDFLWAIEQLNGYEKYKYEPLNEKFLKKMKGENIFETLKKKDKLLLHPYESFEAVTELIDTAADDPDVLAIKQTLYRVKHHDSPIIDALEKACKKGKQVTVLVEAKARFDEGDNIEWAKKLEHVGCHVIYGIKDLKVHGKTLLILRKEENKIKRYVQLGTGNYYKAPYVDISLFTADEGIGEDISNLFSNLISPQETNKWKEIGVGPQDLEDKFKQLVDREISNALKGKKAKIIAKMNGLTDTSMIEKLYDASNAGVKIILIVRGACCLLPGVKNMSENIEVYSIVGRFLEHNRIYIFENNGMKEYFLSSADWMTRNLERRVELMFPVKNSKNKIQLDSYFENILKDNVKRWKENEDGTYSLVKTSKDEKEFSYQDYYLNNKF
- a CDS encoding sugar porter family MFS transporter yields the protein MKYKKAIISSFIAGSAGFVLGYDMGVSGGTINNVATHFNLNSAWEGFALSVFIVGAVFGSLFTKRINDDMGRKKALIIGTILMLIGAIGVYIFGDKFKLFLLYRGIAGAGMGLLFSSEPSYVTEIAPPSIRGGLGSILQFTTGLGIIVGYFMTFIMLNHQSLSQDNIWMWKTIYGTEVIVVIIYLIFLFFIVNSPIWFLMKNRDDEAKKLMEEIWPDIDSDKFIETHSKYNRNDDETKNIEHQMEKSGKLKKLIFISFFMAALTELCGINPLIYYSSDIFRKIMPEGPDTAFYQSIINGIFFTIGSLISMLTVDKFGRKTLLFIGTFIMSASLFIIGIHIYMDAYSMLLVYLVYLFIFSYNFSAGAIRFLYIGELSPTPLRAYSLGFAGIINWMSDFLVSWTLPIIANSIFLNRIFKGSSIFFIYSVFGFIFFILVFTIPETKGKSLHEISEYWSLKDG
- a CDS encoding plasma-membrane proton-efflux P-type ATPase, which gives rise to MDKISNDDLLKKLETDGKNGLSTVEAQKRLSRDGKNALEEKKETLLEKLMPYFWGPIPWMIEAAIVLSLITMDIKDFIIILLLLLLNAFIGWRQDKSAQDALAALKNDLALKANVLRDSKWQEIPASDLVMGDIVAVTLGNVVPADAQILSGDYLTVDQSALTGESLPVTKNIQDVIYSGSIAKEGSVIVVVTATGVNTYFGKTAKLVAEAGAKSQLTGEITSVGNFLIIGAIILSIILVTFQLILIRPLDQTTILRIVKTVLVLMVATIPVAMPAVISVTIALGALQLSKMKAIVSKLNSIEALASVDVLCSDKTGTLTQNKLSVAGVFPVGNNTTDLMTIYGVLASDPKGEDVIDLAIENTLKSKDQLSQYKVDTFIPFNPVIKRVEAIVEKDGKKFHIVKGAPQVIVEMCKLVGDTLKVIQDKIDELASHGFKSLGVAIGDGETWSYVGTFSLADPLRTDSKSTVQALKAEGINVKMITGDSQNIAKEVANQLGIGDNILLATDVFGTDDKNIQINSNMQKQVESASGFAEVFPQHKYEIVKVLQSKGHVCAMTGDGVNDSPALKQADCGIAVSGATDAARAAAALILTNPGLSVIENAVNEAKKIFSRMMSYIYYRIAMTINIMIFSVAVTLIGKYLIHRVIPEEGNSFFPLTAIMLVSLALLDDIPIMTIAYDNAEISSGPSVWNKKKVFSVSFVLGIISVIQSIALVIWADRDWSQITSFSQLQTLVFLQLVVGGHLLLFITRRSGWFFTKPFPQWKLFLAIVLTQIFVVFMTYFGWLVESITIKDILYVWGYNIVWMFPLSFISTILKRMK